One part of the Actinotignum schaalii genome encodes these proteins:
- a CDS encoding MBL fold metallo-hydrolase translates to MRLTIIGCSGSMSGPESPASAYLVQAEGIDANGAPRTYTFTLDFGPGAMGHLLRYTDPALLDAMVISHLHADHCADLIGMQVYRRWHPSGPLPRVAVYSPGDARRRARQLGDDGPEETYDDVFDFRQVRAGDTFRIGPMTIQAFPALHTVETFAYRITGPSDLRPGENVVLTFTGDTDMCDGVVAAARGADLLLSECAYEDGRDTVRGIHLTGSRAGALAAQAGAHEMLLTHLQPWTDRESVRAAAREEYEGRVACVRAGEAFRI, encoded by the coding sequence ATGAGACTGACAATCATTGGATGCTCCGGCTCGATGTCCGGGCCGGAATCACCCGCCTCGGCCTACCTGGTGCAGGCGGAGGGGATCGACGCGAACGGTGCCCCGCGCACCTACACCTTCACGCTCGATTTCGGCCCCGGCGCCATGGGCCATCTGCTGCGTTATACCGATCCGGCGCTCCTGGATGCCATGGTGATTTCCCACCTCCACGCCGACCACTGCGCCGACCTCATCGGGATGCAGGTCTACCGCCGCTGGCATCCTTCCGGCCCGCTGCCCCGGGTGGCGGTGTACAGCCCCGGGGATGCGCGGCGGCGCGCCCGCCAACTGGGCGACGACGGCCCGGAAGAAACCTACGACGACGTTTTCGACTTCCGCCAGGTCCGCGCCGGGGATACCTTCCGCATTGGCCCCATGACCATCCAGGCTTTCCCCGCCCTCCACACCGTGGAAACCTTCGCCTACCGGATCACCGGCCCCTCGGATCTGCGCCCCGGGGAAAACGTGGTGCTCACGTTCACGGGGGATACGGATATGTGCGACGGCGTCGTCGCCGCGGCACGCGGCGCCGATTTACTCCTCTCCGAATGCGCTTATGAGGACGGGCGGGATACCGTGCGCGGCATTCACCTCACGGGTTCGCGGGCCGGGGCGCTGGCCGCGCAGGCCGGAGCCCATGAGATGCTCCTCACCCACCTCCAGCCGTGGACGGATCGGGAATCCGTGCGGGCCGCGGCGCGGGAAGAATACGAGGGCCGGGTGGCCTGCGTGCGGGCCGGGGAAGCCTTCCGGATCTAA
- the murI gene encoding glutamate racemase, which produces MDSRPIGIFDSGVGGLTVARAIIDQLPGESITYIGDTAHCPYGTKSIPEVRAYAMDIMEKLVGSGVKMLVIACNSATSAALADARQRFATEMGIPVLEVIRPAVRRAVRATRNGKIGVIATPATIESGAYQDAFTAAPNLQLTTRACPQFVELVEQGQTAGAQVQAVAEHYLAPVRAAGVDTLVLGCTHYPLLAGVISYTMGEDVTIVSSADETARDVYRELATRDMFAGPGTPRRRFYATGDPVSFGHLARRFLGPEVGTVLSTEELSA; this is translated from the coding sequence ATGGATTCCCGTCCCATTGGCATTTTTGATTCCGGCGTAGGTGGCCTCACGGTTGCGCGCGCCATTATTGACCAGCTCCCCGGCGAATCCATCACCTATATCGGGGATACCGCCCACTGCCCCTACGGCACCAAATCCATCCCCGAGGTACGCGCCTACGCCATGGACATTATGGAGAAACTGGTGGGCTCCGGCGTGAAAATGCTGGTCATCGCCTGCAATTCCGCCACTTCCGCCGCGCTCGCGGATGCCCGGCAGCGTTTCGCCACGGAGATGGGGATTCCGGTGCTGGAGGTCATTCGCCCGGCGGTGCGCCGCGCGGTGCGGGCCACCCGGAACGGGAAAATCGGGGTGATTGCCACCCCGGCCACCATCGAATCGGGGGCCTACCAGGATGCTTTTACTGCCGCGCCGAACCTGCAACTGACCACCCGGGCCTGCCCGCAGTTCGTGGAGCTGGTGGAACAGGGGCAGACGGCCGGCGCCCAGGTACAGGCGGTTGCTGAACACTACCTCGCTCCGGTGCGGGCGGCCGGGGTGGATACCCTGGTGCTGGGCTGCACCCACTACCCGCTGCTCGCCGGCGTGATCTCCTACACCATGGGGGAGGATGTCACCATCGTGTCCTCCGCGGATGAAACCGCCCGCGATGTCTACCGCGAACTAGCCACCCGCGATATGTTTGCCGGCCCGGGCACCCCCCGGCGCCGCTTCTACGCCACCGGTGACCCGGTGAGTTTCGGGCACCTCGCCCGCAGATTCCTCGGTCCGGAAGTAGGAACCGTGCTATCTACGGAGGAACTCTCGGCATGA
- a CDS encoding DUF2017 family protein, whose amino-acid sequence MGDNMLPFRPARGGYRASVDATERQLFAGLARDVATLLGYNLDEEMQESGADVTGPGAAHAPGARGNGAPGARGNSAHGVEESSDVLASYERELADLETTRCYTPACNMDTALARLLPDMSEEPELADELRALTESAVCHTKICNLLVFYTSLASEAVWVSNEDAGAWLAGANDIRIVLGARRDITTAAESEAVTSRALDIMESERPQIDTTDDMIGVLYVIIAWWQDSLITAIQNKDLRR is encoded by the coding sequence ATGGGAGATAATATGCTGCCCTTCCGCCCCGCCCGCGGCGGCTACCGTGCCAGCGTTGACGCGACCGAACGGCAACTTTTTGCCGGACTCGCGCGCGACGTCGCAACTCTGCTTGGCTACAACCTTGACGAAGAAATGCAAGAAAGCGGCGCGGACGTAACCGGGCCTGGTGCCGCGCACGCACCTGGCGCCCGTGGCAACGGTGCACCTGGCGCCCGCGGTAATAGCGCACACGGCGTGGAAGAATCCAGCGATGTGCTCGCTTCCTACGAGCGCGAATTAGCCGACCTGGAAACCACCCGCTGCTACACGCCGGCCTGCAATATGGATACCGCCCTCGCCCGGCTCCTGCCCGATATGTCCGAGGAACCCGAGCTCGCTGACGAATTGCGCGCTCTCACCGAATCGGCCGTCTGCCACACAAAAATCTGCAACCTGCTGGTTTTCTATACTTCGCTGGCGAGCGAGGCTGTATGGGTGAGTAATGAGGATGCCGGCGCTTGGCTGGCCGGCGCGAATGATATCCGCATCGTGCTCGGTGCCCGCCGCGATATCACCACCGCGGCGGAATCCGAGGCCGTGACCTCCCGCGCGCTCGACATTATGGAATCCGAACGCCCCCAAATCGATACCACCGACGATATGATCGGCGTGCTCTACGTGATTATTGCGTGGTGGCAAGATTCACTCATCACTGCCATTCAGAACAAGGACCTGCGGCGGTAA
- the clpS gene encoding ATP-dependent Clp protease adapter ClpS, with translation MSAHTSPEDLGASSPASRTESLTLFEAVTGPARAWRTVVHDDPINLMSYVQWVFQSYFGHSADRALTLMLEVHTRGRAVVSTGPREQMETDARAMHTYGLLATIEEEPEDGR, from the coding sequence ATGAGCGCGCACACATCTCCTGAAGATTTAGGGGCCAGCAGCCCGGCAAGCCGCACCGAAAGCCTCACGCTTTTCGAAGCGGTCACCGGCCCGGCCCGCGCCTGGCGCACCGTTGTGCACGATGACCCGATCAACCTCATGAGCTATGTGCAGTGGGTGTTCCAATCCTACTTTGGCCATTCGGCAGACCGCGCCCTCACCCTCATGTTAGAGGTCCATACCCGCGGGCGCGCCGTCGTATCAACCGGGCCGCGCGAGCAGATGGAAACAGACGCCCGGGCCATGCACACCTACGGACTGCTCGCCACCATCGAAGAAGAACCGGAAGATGGGAGATAA
- a CDS encoding nicotinate phosphoribosyltransferase — protein sequence MSVSTALLTDMYELTMVDAAMQSGKAQRRAVFEIFARRLPGGRRYGVVAGTGRLLDALKNFRFGEEEIEYLRANKIVSDSTLEWLRTFRFSGDIWGYAEGEMYFPGSPILTAVGTFAECCVLETLALSIFNYDSAVATAASRMTIAAHGRPCVDFGARRTHERSAVSAARAAYIAGFVGTSDLEAGRQYGIPVSGTSAHSFTLVHDSEREAFDTQIAAMGTGTTLLVDTYNIAQGVENAVAAGRAAGGEIGAVRIDSGDLIATAFKVREQLDRLGATSTKITVTSDLDEYAIASLNSAPVDGYGVGTRLVTGSGVPTAQMVYKLVQREGADGRPEEVAKASENKASVGGLKVAGRLESGGHATEELVVSASSFAEGLAYLEKQGARPLQVHLVEAGTIDERYCGTEVLSAARLRHDTSRDALPYDGWRLSAGEPAIPTRMVDIFPGDDAAA from the coding sequence ATGAGTGTTTCAACTGCTTTGCTCACTGATATGTACGAGCTGACCATGGTGGATGCGGCCATGCAGTCGGGAAAGGCCCAACGGCGGGCCGTTTTTGAGATTTTTGCGCGCCGGCTCCCGGGCGGGCGCCGCTACGGGGTGGTGGCCGGCACGGGCCGCCTCCTCGATGCCCTGAAGAATTTCCGCTTCGGGGAAGAAGAAATTGAGTACCTGCGCGCCAATAAGATCGTTTCTGATTCCACCCTGGAGTGGCTGCGCACTTTCCGTTTCTCCGGTGATATTTGGGGTTACGCGGAAGGTGAAATGTACTTCCCCGGTTCCCCTATTCTCACCGCGGTGGGCACCTTCGCGGAGTGCTGCGTGCTGGAAACCCTCGCGCTCTCTATTTTCAACTATGACTCGGCGGTCGCCACGGCTGCCTCGCGCATGACGATTGCCGCGCACGGGCGGCCCTGTGTGGACTTCGGGGCGCGCCGCACCCACGAACGCAGCGCGGTGTCCGCGGCCCGCGCGGCCTACATCGCCGGTTTCGTGGGCACCTCGGATCTGGAGGCCGGGCGCCAGTACGGGATTCCGGTCTCGGGCACCTCGGCGCATTCCTTCACCCTGGTCCACGATTCGGAGCGCGAAGCTTTTGATACTCAGATTGCGGCCATGGGCACCGGCACCACGCTGCTGGTGGATACCTACAATATCGCCCAGGGCGTGGAGAACGCGGTGGCGGCCGGGCGCGCGGCCGGCGGCGAAATCGGTGCGGTGCGTATCGATTCGGGTGATTTGATCGCCACCGCCTTCAAGGTGCGTGAGCAGCTGGATCGCCTGGGTGCCACCTCCACGAAGATCACCGTCACCTCCGATCTTGATGAGTACGCAATCGCGTCCCTCAATTCTGCCCCGGTGGACGGCTACGGGGTGGGCACCCGCCTGGTCACCGGCTCGGGGGTTCCCACCGCGCAAATGGTCTACAAGCTGGTCCAGCGCGAAGGCGCGGACGGCCGGCCCGAGGAGGTTGCCAAGGCTTCGGAGAATAAGGCGTCGGTGGGCGGCCTCAAGGTTGCCGGGCGCCTGGAGAGCGGCGGGCACGCCACCGAGGAACTGGTGGTGAGCGCCTCCAGTTTCGCCGAGGGCCTGGCCTACCTGGAGAAACAGGGCGCCCGCCCGCTCCAGGTCCACCTGGTAGAAGCCGGCACTATCGACGAACGCTACTGCGGCACGGAAGTCCTCTCCGCCGCCCGTCTGCGCCACGACACCTCGCGCGATGCCCTCCCCTACGACGGCTGGCGCCTCTCCGCCGGGGAACCCGCGATCCCCACCCGCATGGTGGATATTTTCCCGGGCGACGACGCCGCGGCTTAA
- a CDS encoding DEAD/DEAH box helicase: MALRAGRAGKWQVSLHRSIPASTPHTPSVSAASNLPPAFPARAAWGTTSSLRSWQAEALRLYLERMPRDFLAVATPGAGKTTFALRVAVEMLARHEARTITVVCPTEHLKTQWAQAAARVGIQLDADFTNAQRTEGSFFNGVCVTYAQVAANPALHRERTSARPTFVILDEIHHGGDALSWGDGIREAFTPATRRLALTGTPFRSDTSPIPFVTYEPDGYGNLRSKADYTYGYAQALRDGVVRPVIFLSYSGQVRWQTKQGDVVAATLGEPLTKDMTAQAWRTALNPGGEWIPEVLSAANERLTVVRRSLPDSGGLVIASNQKDARAYAQILTEITGEAPTVVLSDDAGANEKIATFADSDSRWMVAVRMVSEGVDVPRLAVGVYATSASTPLYFAQAIGRFVRARRRGETATVFLPSVPVLLELAAQMEKERDHAISKQAEVAGWDDDLLEAANREEKASEELDGPGYEALESGALFDRALFDGGEFGLGAAVGSEEEADFLGIPGLLEPEEVTTLLRAHQAEQAKKARTQRPAPGTDELTRRRTARKELTQLVAAWAKKTGDPHALIHTELRRACGGPEVARASADQIEARVKTLRRWFVGQR; the protein is encoded by the coding sequence ATGGCCCTTCGGGCCGGACGTGCCGGGAAGTGGCAAGTGAGTCTGCACCGCTCGATTCCCGCGTCCACCCCGCATACCCCTTCCGTTTCTGCCGCTTCGAATCTCCCTCCGGCTTTCCCGGCCCGCGCGGCCTGGGGAACCACCTCGAGCCTGCGCTCCTGGCAGGCCGAAGCGCTGCGGCTCTACCTGGAGCGCATGCCCCGGGATTTCCTGGCGGTAGCTACCCCCGGTGCGGGTAAAACCACCTTCGCGCTGCGCGTCGCCGTCGAAATGCTGGCGCGCCACGAGGCTCGCACCATCACGGTGGTCTGTCCCACCGAACACCTGAAAACACAGTGGGCGCAGGCCGCGGCCCGTGTGGGGATTCAGCTGGACGCCGATTTCACCAACGCCCAGCGCACCGAGGGTTCCTTCTTCAACGGGGTATGCGTGACCTATGCCCAGGTGGCCGCTAACCCGGCCCTGCATCGCGAACGCACCAGCGCCCGGCCCACCTTCGTGATTCTGGACGAGATTCACCACGGCGGGGATGCCCTCTCCTGGGGGGATGGCATCCGTGAGGCTTTTACCCCGGCCACCCGCCGCCTGGCCCTCACCGGCACGCCCTTCCGTTCGGATACCTCACCCATTCCTTTCGTGACCTACGAACCGGATGGCTACGGGAACCTGCGTTCCAAAGCCGATTACACCTACGGTTACGCACAGGCGCTCCGCGATGGGGTGGTTCGGCCGGTCATTTTCCTGTCCTATTCCGGGCAGGTGCGCTGGCAAACCAAGCAGGGTGACGTGGTGGCCGCGACCCTGGGCGAGCCACTCACCAAAGATATGACGGCGCAGGCCTGGCGCACCGCACTCAACCCGGGCGGGGAGTGGATCCCGGAGGTGCTGTCCGCCGCGAACGAACGCCTCACGGTGGTGCGCCGCTCGCTACCCGATTCGGGTGGGCTGGTGATTGCATCCAACCAGAAGGATGCCCGCGCTTATGCGCAGATCCTCACCGAGATTACCGGCGAAGCACCCACCGTGGTGCTCTCCGATGATGCCGGCGCGAACGAAAAAATCGCGACCTTCGCGGATTCTGATTCGCGGTGGATGGTGGCGGTGCGGATGGTATCCGAAGGGGTGGACGTGCCGCGCCTGGCGGTGGGGGTGTATGCCACCTCGGCTTCCACCCCGCTCTATTTCGCGCAGGCGATCGGGCGTTTTGTGCGAGCCCGGCGGCGTGGGGAAACCGCCACGGTGTTTTTGCCGTCCGTGCCGGTGCTCCTGGAGCTGGCCGCCCAAATGGAAAAAGAACGCGACCACGCCATTTCGAAACAGGCGGAGGTGGCCGGTTGGGATGATGACCTGCTGGAGGCCGCCAACCGGGAAGAAAAAGCCAGTGAGGAACTGGACGGCCCGGGCTACGAAGCCCTGGAATCGGGGGCGCTTTTCGATAGGGCGCTGTTCGACGGCGGTGAATTCGGGCTCGGGGCGGCTGTCGGTTCAGAAGAAGAAGCAGATTTCCTCGGGATCCCCGGGCTGCTTGAGCCCGAAGAAGTGACGACGCTGCTGCGCGCCCACCAGGCCGAACAGGCGAAAAAGGCCCGCACCCAGCGCCCGGCTCCGGGCACTGATGAGCTCACTCGCCGGCGTACCGCCCGCAAGGAACTCACCCAGCTGGTGGCGGCCTGGGCAAAGAAAACCGGGGACCCGCACGCCCTTATCCACACCGAGCTACGCCGTGCCTGTGGTGGCCCGGAAGTGGCCCGGGCGAGCGCCGATCAGATCGAAGCGCGCGTGAAAACACTGCGGCGCTGGTTCGTGGGCCAGCGCTAA
- a CDS encoding DUF3039 domain-containing protein, translating to MSTSLPDPLGTPGAPSAPAGPATESQQSVGVLERTEERLSHGDEERFSHYVRKDRLMASAVYGQPVVALCGKIWIPSRNPDRYPVCPTCKEIRKQMGNQGSGWPFGPDVPGSGK from the coding sequence ATGAGTACTTCCCTTCCCGATCCTTTAGGAACTCCGGGCGCGCCATCGGCCCCGGCCGGCCCGGCCACGGAATCTCAGCAATCCGTCGGGGTGCTGGAACGCACCGAAGAACGCCTCTCCCACGGTGATGAAGAGCGTTTCTCCCATTACGTGCGCAAGGACCGCCTTATGGCTTCCGCCGTGTACGGCCAGCCGGTGGTGGCGCTCTGCGGGAAGATTTGGATTCCTTCGCGCAACCCGGACCGCTACCCGGTATGCCCCACCTGCAAGGAAATCCGCAAACAGATGGGCAACCAAGGCTCCGGATGGCCCTTCGGGCCGGACGTGCCGGGAAGTGGCAAGTGA
- a CDS encoding HU family DNA-binding protein, which produces MSVNRTELIAAIADRSGLSKSDADKAIAALQEVLVDSLSKGEAVKITGLLSVERTERAARKGRNPRTGEEIEIPAGFGVKISAGSNLKKAVSNK; this is translated from the coding sequence ATGTCCGTTAACCGCACAGAGCTCATCGCAGCTATCGCCGACCGTTCCGGCCTGTCCAAGTCCGATGCCGATAAGGCGATCGCCGCGCTCCAGGAAGTGCTCGTCGATTCGCTTTCCAAGGGCGAAGCCGTGAAGATCACCGGCCTGCTCTCCGTGGAGCGCACCGAGCGCGCCGCCCGCAAGGGCCGTAACCCCCGCACCGGTGAAGAAATCGAGATTCCCGCCGGTTTCGGCGTGAAGATCTCGGCTGGATCCAACCTCAAGAAGGCCGTGTCCAACAAGTAG
- the mprF gene encoding bifunctional lysylphosphatidylglycerol flippase/synthetase MprF — MRKVQDAPGPVSAAKVSTRAGASSSKKGSPVSRLVAFIRSHPRPFKIAFYVLVIAGVAAVAHSQLKELSGEQMAKVLSSTPPIILVELVALGFLAFTATGIYDIFASRHFGVEIPVGTAAKIGWIAQAFNNFAGLGGLTGGAIRSRYYKRAGASTKAAVDASVAVWAANLLGLFAMLLATLPFAFRYDGRFLVVPVVACLYIPVYFLAGKVHFWKIDLRSTAIGTQNFRQKLQMLVASVADWLAAAVFFWICVRTFLGEVSFVQAVFVYATATLVGLLSFIPAGLGTFDLTVIVFFQHLGFDSSTLVLAIIVYRVTYYALPWLAATVYWLAEYAYPRLGLEDRDKRERWLINALSTGVVILGIFSIVNAFAPSFYARVALLHVFLPHEMIRSSRIVSLLVGIMLLILARGVRQRVSRIFPIILILLGVAAVASVARGLDTGAIIVIILFAILLYLARGAFNRDPLPFEWRSFAFSAVIAVGIPLGIFAWRWIHGAPQAHVYPTAHALLTGVSMICFVSLISLALLFSRSRAPHFELPTPEDVHRFETFMSEHNAGNAFTHLFYLGDKQVFYSSNGRAALLYRPYRSSMLVLGDPFGDEASFEELFEEFVTYADEHGCSVAIYEIADIYLGACANIGFSFVKIGEDATVDLATYSNVGNKGKVFRRMRNRMGEKGTHFEVHFPPYPPDFIEELREVSDAWLGKRSEMGFSLGFFDASYIGRTPVLLVRGEERIEGFASLMPMAPGVASVDLMRIRPDAPGGTMDGIFVSLIEWAKENGYTHVNLGMAPMSNTGTTRFSRAREKVVRVIYDFGDRLYNFKGLRSYKEKFKPRWQSRYLAYTGTTALTPTFLGLLDVIQHPDRSRGAIPLQWSLPAPCPTEGDDAAAAVPAADTQAARNMATVGNGAGGSDVASTNAGAATKPGKEGA, encoded by the coding sequence ATGAGAAAGGTTCAGGACGCCCCCGGGCCGGTCAGCGCCGCGAAAGTGAGCACGCGGGCCGGGGCGTCGTCGTCGAAGAAAGGTTCCCCGGTGTCGCGACTTGTCGCCTTCATCCGCTCCCACCCCCGCCCCTTCAAAATCGCTTTCTATGTGCTGGTGATCGCCGGCGTGGCGGCCGTGGCTCACAGCCAACTCAAGGAGCTGAGCGGTGAACAGATGGCGAAAGTGCTCAGCTCGACACCTCCGATTATCCTCGTGGAACTGGTGGCCCTCGGTTTCCTGGCCTTTACCGCCACCGGCATTTATGACATCTTCGCCTCCCGGCATTTCGGGGTGGAGATCCCAGTGGGCACCGCCGCGAAAATCGGGTGGATCGCCCAGGCTTTCAATAATTTCGCGGGGCTGGGCGGGCTGACCGGCGGGGCGATTCGCTCACGCTACTACAAGCGAGCCGGGGCCTCCACCAAAGCCGCCGTGGACGCGAGCGTGGCGGTGTGGGCGGCGAACCTCCTCGGGCTTTTCGCCATGCTGCTAGCCACCCTGCCTTTCGCCTTCCGCTACGACGGGCGTTTCCTGGTGGTCCCCGTGGTGGCCTGCCTGTACATCCCGGTGTATTTCCTGGCCGGCAAGGTCCATTTCTGGAAGATTGACCTGCGCTCAACCGCTATCGGCACCCAGAATTTCCGGCAGAAACTCCAGATGCTTGTTGCTTCTGTTGCGGATTGGCTGGCCGCGGCGGTGTTCTTCTGGATTTGCGTGCGCACCTTCCTGGGTGAGGTTTCTTTCGTGCAGGCGGTATTTGTATACGCCACCGCCACCCTGGTGGGCCTGCTCAGCTTTATCCCGGCGGGCCTGGGGACTTTTGATCTCACCGTTATTGTGTTCTTCCAGCACCTCGGTTTTGATTCCTCGACCCTGGTGCTCGCGATTATCGTGTACCGCGTCACCTACTATGCGCTGCCGTGGCTGGCCGCCACCGTCTACTGGCTGGCCGAATACGCCTACCCGCGCCTGGGCCTGGAGGATCGCGATAAGCGCGAACGCTGGCTCATTAACGCGCTCTCCACCGGGGTGGTGATTCTGGGGATTTTCTCCATCGTCAATGCGTTCGCGCCCTCCTTTTACGCGCGGGTGGCGCTGCTGCATGTATTCCTCCCCCACGAAATGATTCGCTCCTCGCGTATTGTTTCGTTGCTGGTGGGGATTATGCTGCTGATTCTGGCGCGCGGGGTGCGTCAGCGGGTGAGCCGCATTTTCCCGATTATTTTGATTCTGCTGGGCGTGGCGGCGGTGGCCTCGGTGGCGCGCGGGCTTGATACCGGCGCGATTATCGTCATTATTCTTTTCGCGATTTTGCTCTACCTGGCGCGCGGGGCGTTCAACCGTGACCCACTCCCCTTCGAGTGGCGTTCTTTCGCTTTTTCCGCGGTGATCGCGGTGGGGATCCCGCTCGGGATTTTCGCCTGGCGCTGGATTCACGGGGCTCCGCAGGCGCACGTATACCCCACCGCCCACGCGCTGCTCACCGGGGTGAGCATGATCTGCTTCGTTTCCCTTATTTCCCTCGCGCTGCTTTTCTCGCGTTCGCGCGCCCCGCATTTTGAGCTGCCCACCCCGGAGGACGTGCATCGTTTCGAAACGTTCATGAGCGAGCACAATGCCGGTAATGCTTTTACGCATCTTTTCTACCTGGGCGATAAGCAGGTCTTTTATTCATCGAACGGGCGCGCGGCGCTGCTCTACCGCCCCTACCGTTCCTCCATGCTGGTGCTCGGCGATCCCTTCGGGGACGAAGCCTCCTTCGAGGAGCTCTTCGAAGAATTCGTCACCTACGCCGATGAGCACGGCTGTTCGGTGGCGATTTACGAGATCGCGGATATTTACCTGGGAGCCTGCGCGAATATCGGTTTCTCCTTCGTGAAAATCGGAGAGGACGCCACCGTGGACCTGGCCACCTACTCCAATGTGGGCAATAAGGGCAAGGTGTTCCGGCGCATGCGCAACCGCATGGGCGAAAAAGGCACGCATTTCGAGGTGCATTTCCCGCCCTACCCTCCCGACTTCATCGAGGAGCTGCGCGAGGTTTCGGATGCCTGGCTGGGCAAACGTTCCGAAATGGGCTTCTCCCTCGGTTTCTTTGACGCCTCCTATATTGGCCGGACTCCGGTGCTGCTGGTGCGCGGGGAGGAACGTATCGAAGGTTTCGCGAGCCTCATGCCGATGGCGCCGGGGGTTGCGTCCGTGGACCTCATGCGCATTCGCCCCGACGCGCCGGGCGGCACCATGGACGGCATTTTCGTTTCGCTGATCGAATGGGCGAAAGAAAACGGCTACACCCACGTGAACCTGGGGATGGCGCCGATGTCCAATACGGGCACCACGCGTTTTTCACGGGCGCGCGAAAAGGTGGTGCGCGTGATCTACGATTTCGGCGACCGCCTCTACAATTTCAAGGGCCTGCGTTCCTACAAGGAAAAGTTCAAGCCGCGCTGGCAGTCCCGCTATCTTGCGTACACAGGAACGACGGCGCTCACCCCCACCTTCCTGGGACTCCTCGATGTTATCCAGCATCCGGATCGCAGCCGCGGGGCGATTCCGCTGCAATGGAGCCTGCCCGCGCCCTGCCCCACCGAGGGCGACGACGCCGCAGCTGCCGTTCCGGCAGCTGATACTCAGGCCGCGCGTAATATGGCTACCGTGGGTAATGGCGCTGGCGGGAGCGATGTGGCTTCCACGAATGCTGGCGCCGCCACGAAGCCCGGAAAGGAAGGTGCCTAA
- a CDS encoding class C sortase — protein sequence MKKNLLLPYLIGLLVILGLTLLVYPHAAAWLSQYEQSKITGAYSDQIATAQPDKETQLAAAHAYNEAFNAGAILEANERKATGTGDTTAADGIWPYEKILAADSDGLMARLRIPNIDVDLPVYHGTSDEVLNRAAGHLEGTSLPVGGPSTRAVITAHRGLANARMFTDLNKVNVGDTFTIEVFGDVLTYRVRDTKVVAPEDTDTLRVEEGKDLVTLVTCTPLGINSHRILVTGERIIPTPVADVKAANKPSDLPRFPWFAIAYGAAVLGTIGVLGRMTWKERRRAKNNTASPEA from the coding sequence ATGAAGAAAAACCTGCTGCTGCCCTACCTCATCGGGCTCCTCGTTATCCTCGGCCTCACCCTACTGGTGTACCCGCACGCCGCCGCCTGGCTCTCCCAATACGAGCAATCCAAAATCACCGGCGCGTACTCCGATCAAATCGCCACCGCCCAGCCCGATAAAGAAACCCAGCTTGCCGCCGCGCACGCCTATAACGAAGCATTCAACGCTGGCGCAATCTTGGAAGCCAATGAACGCAAAGCCACTGGCACCGGCGACACCACCGCCGCGGACGGCATCTGGCCTTACGAAAAAATTCTTGCCGCGGACTCTGACGGCCTCATGGCCAGGCTCCGCATCCCCAATATCGACGTTGATCTACCCGTCTACCACGGCACCTCTGATGAGGTCCTCAACCGCGCGGCCGGCCACCTGGAAGGCACCTCACTGCCGGTAGGCGGGCCGAGCACCCGCGCCGTTATCACCGCGCACCGCGGCCTCGCCAACGCGCGCATGTTCACCGACCTCAATAAAGTCAATGTGGGGGATACCTTCACCATCGAAGTGTTCGGTGACGTGCTCACCTATCGCGTCCGGGATACCAAAGTGGTGGCCCCGGAAGATACCGATACCCTGCGGGTAGAAGAAGGAAAAGACCTCGTCACCCTGGTGACCTGCACCCCGCTCGGCATTAACTCCCATCGCATCCTGGTCACGGGGGAGCGCATTATCCCCACCCCGGTGGCAGACGTGAAAGCCGCGAACAAACCCTCGGATTTGCCGCGTTTCCCGTGGTTCGCCATCGCCTACGGGGCCGCAGTGCTAGGCACTATCGGAGTGCTCGGGCGCATGACGTGGAAAGAACGCCGCCGCGCCAAGAACAACACCGCGAGTCCGGAAGCATAA